A region from the Sebastes umbrosus isolate fSebUmb1 chromosome 18, fSebUmb1.pri, whole genome shotgun sequence genome encodes:
- the LOC119477408 gene encoding alpha-1,6-mannosyl-glycoprotein 2-beta-N-acetylglucosaminyltransferase, translating into MRFRLLKKNLLALLGVSVVVVTLLFSTRVLLLSDNDTSGPTHSNNNAQGNQAMHSGDVKFNFGSLPELTKSVYNANYKQCVHNADKFPGEPRLVLVVQVHNRPEYLKLLVRSLERAAEVHGFLLIFSHDYFSEEIDAIVRGITFCKVLQIYFPFSTQLYPDEFPGKDPRDCPRDISKGDALKTGCLNAAHPDSYGHYREAFITQTKHHWWWKLHFVWERVQAMQGYDGFVIFLEEDNYILPDFFHYYKSMMEFRKSHCADCDMLALGNHDGLTDFTKLSNKVLTTGWMSTKHNIGMAISREVYYKLMGCNVEFCTYDDYNWDWTLQHLSGTCIAKPVKVLVAQGSRVLHTGDCGLHQKENCRPEWASQKVEEGLHTAKDSFFPPSLVLSSTEAVEHKAHMKNGGWGDVRDHILCNNYAKRL; encoded by the coding sequence ATGAGGTTCAGGCTGCTCAAGAAGAACCTGCTGGCGCTGCTGGGTGTTTCCGTGGTAGTTGTGACTCTCCTGTTTTCCACACGTGTGTTGTTACTGTCTGATAATGACACATCTGGACCTACTCATAGTAACAATAACGCTCAGGGCAACCAGGCCATGCACTCTGGTGACGTCAAGTTCAACTTTGGCTCTCTCCCAGAGTTGACTAAGTCAGTTTATAACGCCAACTACAAGCAGTGTGTCCACAATGCTGACAAGTTCCCGGGGGAGCCTCGGCTGGTGCTGGTCGTGCAGGTCCACAACAGGCCCGAATACCTCAAGCTGCTCGTCAGATCCCTGGAGAGAGCCGCCGAAGTCCACggcttcctcctcatcttcagCCATGACTACTTCTCAGAGGAAATCGATGCCATCGTGCGAGGGATAACTTTCTGCAAAGTGCTGCAGATTTACTTCCCCTTCAGCACACAGCTGTATCCCGACGAGTTTCCTGGGAAGGATCCACGGGACTGCCCTCGGGACATATCCAAGGGCGACGCGCTCAAAACAGGATGCCTCAACGCGGCTCATCCCGACTCCTACGGGCACTACAGGGAAGCCTTCATAACTCAGACCAAACACCACTGGTGGTGGAAGTTGCACTTCGTGTGGGAGCGGGTGCAGGCGATGCAGGGCTACGACGGGTTCGTGATCTTCCTGGAGGAGGACAACTACATCCTACCTGACTTTTTCCATTATTATAAATCCATGATGGAGTTCAGGAAGAGCCACTGCGCTGACTGCGACATGCTGGCTTTGGGGAACCACGACGGTTTAACTGATTTCACCAAACTGTCCAACAAGGTGTTGACCACCGGTTGGATGTCCACTAAACACAACATAGGCATGGCCATCTCCAGGGAGGTGTACTACAAGCTGATGGGCTGCAACGTGGAGTTCTGCACCTACGACGACTACAACTGGGACTGGACCCTGCAGCACCTCTCGGGCACCTGCATAGCGAAGCCCGTCAAGGTGCTGGTGGCGCAGGGCTCCAGGGTGCTCCACACGGGAGACTGCGGCCTCCACCAGAAGGAGAACTGCAGGCCGGAGTGGGCCTCGCAGAAGGTGGAGGAGGGCCTTCATACGGCCAAGGACAGCTTCTTCCCTCCGTCTCTCGTCCTCAGCAGCACAGAGGCGGTGGAGCACAAGGCGCACATGAAGAACGGAGGATGGGGGGACGTCCGAGACCACATTCTATGCAATAACTACGCCAAACGTCTTTGA